From a single Mycolicibacterium mengxianglii genomic region:
- a CDS encoding glycosyltransferase, whose translation MNSNNIPENRRPVLLPGNSPPGGHAMQSRHSAIPRPAPLRRLEFDAKITATPVQRVVSAVGLSVLVLAIVGALFGFRIGVVALVAAISGLYFIDLIFTAYLVTGSARRGRDIGRREPPSLAAWPDFTVLCPMYRETAVLPQFVKAIAALDYPRHSLEVLLLLEEDDTDTIAFARSMGLPPSFEIVVVPDSQPKTKPKACNYGLQLARGKYIVIFDAEDIPEPDQLKKAAAAFAQRRGNVACLQAPLNFYNPRQNLLTRLFTAEYSLWFDLMLAGLQHLDGPIPLGGTSNHFRTDVLRGLGGWDPYNVTEDADLGIRLYKQGFRTGMLDSTTYEEANPNVRNWVRQRSRWIKGYMQTLLVHTRGGWDLRRTRDKHFLTFLLVIGGKVIVNFINPIMWILTISYFVFRSVVGNTVEAIYPAPVFYVAVVTLVLGNMLFIYTFLLGSAHRNNHDLIKYGLLAPFYWLLMSVAACKALWQLIRSPHYWEKTQHGLHLDNSEDMLTGAIESDAARAREGELIG comes from the coding sequence GTGAACAGCAACAACATTCCTGAAAACCGACGCCCGGTACTCTTGCCTGGGAACTCGCCTCCTGGGGGGCACGCGATGCAATCACGACATTCCGCGATTCCGCGACCAGCGCCGCTTCGACGGCTGGAATTCGACGCGAAGATCACAGCGACTCCCGTGCAGCGCGTGGTGTCGGCGGTTGGACTGTCAGTTCTGGTGTTGGCAATCGTCGGTGCACTCTTCGGCTTTCGCATCGGTGTGGTAGCGCTGGTGGCGGCGATCAGCGGTCTGTACTTCATCGACTTGATCTTCACGGCGTATCTGGTAACGGGCTCTGCGCGTCGTGGCAGGGATATTGGCCGACGGGAACCTCCGAGTCTGGCCGCGTGGCCGGACTTCACCGTGTTGTGTCCGATGTACAGGGAAACCGCGGTGTTACCTCAGTTTGTCAAAGCCATTGCGGCACTTGATTACCCACGGCATTCTCTCGAAGTCCTGTTGCTCTTGGAGGAAGACGACACCGACACCATCGCCTTTGCCCGGTCGATGGGTCTGCCTCCGTCGTTCGAAATCGTCGTTGTGCCCGACAGCCAGCCGAAGACGAAACCGAAAGCATGCAACTACGGTCTTCAACTTGCTCGCGGAAAGTACATCGTGATCTTCGACGCGGAGGACATTCCAGAGCCCGACCAGTTAAAGAAGGCTGCCGCGGCATTCGCGCAACGGCGCGGTAACGTCGCTTGCCTGCAGGCGCCGCTGAACTTCTACAATCCGCGCCAAAATCTTCTGACTCGGCTGTTCACGGCCGAGTACAGCTTGTGGTTCGATTTGATGCTCGCAGGCTTGCAACACCTTGACGGGCCAATACCGCTCGGGGGGACGTCCAACCACTTTCGAACTGATGTACTGCGAGGCCTCGGAGGCTGGGATCCGTACAACGTAACCGAGGATGCCGACTTGGGTATTCGGCTCTACAAGCAGGGTTTTCGGACAGGGATGCTGGACAGCACCACTTACGAGGAAGCAAATCCCAACGTGCGGAACTGGGTTCGGCAGCGGTCACGTTGGATCAAGGGTTATATGCAGACGCTTCTGGTTCACACTCGCGGCGGTTGGGATCTGCGTCGGACGCGCGACAAGCACTTCTTGACGTTCTTGCTTGTCATCGGTGGCAAAGTGATCGTGAACTTCATCAATCCGATCATGTGGATATTGACGATTTCTTATTTTGTTTTCCGGTCTGTCGTCGGCAACACGGTTGAGGCGATATATCCGGCGCCGGTCTTCTACGTCGCTGTGGTCACGCTTGTGCTGGGTAACATGCTCTTCATCTATACCTTTCTGTTGGGTAGTGCTCATCGCAACAATCACGACCTCATCAAATACGGTCTGTTGGCGCCGTTCTATTGGCTACTGATGTCGGTTGCCGCGTGCAAAGCGCTGTGGCAGCTGATTCGAAGCCCTCACTATTGGGAAAAGACCCAGCACGGTTTACACCTGGACAACAGTGAAGACATGCTTACCGGGGCGATTGAATCCGACGCAGCGAGAGCTCGCGAAGGAGAGCTGATCGGATGA
- the serS gene encoding serine--tRNA ligase yields MIDLKLLRDDPEAVRRSQISRGEDPALVDALLSADAARRAAISAADTLRAEQKAVSKQVGAASPEDRPKVLAQAKELSAQVKAAEAEQAEAERALTAAHLAISNVIIDGVPAGGEDDFVVLDTVGTPPVLEDPKDHLELGESLGLLDMERGAKVSGSRFYFLTGRGALLQLGLLQLAVRLATEAGFTLMIPPVLVRPEIMRGTGFLGAHADEIYRLEADDLYLVGTSEVPLAGYHSDEILDLSGGPLRYAGWSSCFRREAGSYGKDTRGIIRVHQFDKVEAFVYCEPEQAEAEHQRLLGWQREMLAQIEVPYRVIDVAAGDLGSSAARKFDCEAWVPTQQTYRELTSTSNCSTFQARRLSTRYRDASGKPQVAATLNGTLGTTRWLVAILENHQQPDGSVRVPKALVPYVGTEVLTA; encoded by the coding sequence GTGATCGACCTGAAGCTGCTGCGCGACGACCCCGAAGCCGTTCGCCGTTCCCAGATCAGCCGCGGCGAGGACCCCGCGCTGGTCGACGCGTTGCTCTCGGCAGATGCCGCGCGCCGCGCTGCCATCTCGGCCGCTGACACCTTGCGTGCCGAGCAGAAAGCGGTGAGCAAGCAGGTTGGCGCCGCATCCCCGGAGGACCGGCCGAAAGTCCTCGCCCAAGCCAAGGAACTCTCTGCCCAGGTCAAGGCCGCCGAGGCCGAACAGGCAGAGGCTGAGCGCGCCCTCACGGCAGCGCACCTGGCGATCTCCAATGTGATCATCGACGGTGTGCCCGCCGGCGGCGAGGACGATTTCGTCGTACTCGACACCGTAGGTACCCCGCCGGTCCTCGAGGACCCGAAGGATCACCTGGAACTCGGTGAGTCGTTGGGGCTGCTCGACATGGAACGCGGCGCGAAGGTGTCCGGCTCGCGCTTCTACTTCCTCACCGGCCGGGGCGCGCTGCTCCAGCTCGGTCTGCTGCAGCTGGCCGTGCGGCTGGCCACCGAAGCCGGGTTCACGCTGATGATCCCGCCGGTACTGGTGCGCCCGGAGATCATGCGCGGCACCGGGTTCCTGGGTGCCCACGCCGACGAGATCTACCGCCTCGAAGCCGACGACCTCTACCTGGTGGGGACCTCCGAGGTGCCGCTGGCCGGCTACCACTCCGACGAGATCCTGGACCTCTCCGGCGGCCCGCTGCGCTATGCGGGCTGGTCGTCGTGCTTCCGGCGGGAGGCGGGCAGCTACGGCAAGGACACCCGTGGCATCATCCGGGTGCATCAGTTCGACAAGGTTGAGGCGTTCGTTTATTGCGAGCCCGAGCAGGCTGAGGCCGAACACCAGCGGCTGCTCGGTTGGCAGCGCGAGATGCTGGCCCAGATCGAAGTGCCTTACCGCGTGATCGATGTGGCCGCAGGCGATCTCGGCTCGTCGGCGGCGCGCAAATTCGACTGTGAGGCCTGGGTGCCCACGCAGCAGACCTACCGTGAGCTGACGTCGACCTCCAATTGTTCGACTTTCCAGGCCCGGCGGTTGTCCACGCGCTACCGTGACGCCTCAGGTAAGCCGCAGGTCGCCGCGACGCTCAACGGCACCCTCGGTACCACCAGGTGGCTGGTGGCGATCCTGGAGAACCATCAACAACCCGACGGCAGTGTCCGAGTGCCGAAGGCTCTCGTCCCCTACGTCGGCACGGAGGTGCTCACAGCATGA
- a CDS encoding glycosyltransferase family 2 protein encodes MPAYNEAENVGNAITRAYEFLDGAGIEDRSVIIVDDGSSDDTPSALESIRSRWPVTVVTHPVNFGYGRALRSGFEAALATGHEWIAFCDSDGQFDPADLAMLMVAARSHRVDVVLGFRANRADNFARRVAGRMWHGVSRIILRYDAEDVDCGFKLLRRSAIASVVNDLQSDYAAISPELLARLGRAGHRFIEVPVPHYPRSSGKQSGLDPKVVLRSFLDLYAVRRELSASPEGSRRGRPFRSNAGLGQRSTTV; translated from the coding sequence ATGCCCGCGTACAACGAAGCGGAAAATGTCGGTAATGCCATCACCCGGGCCTATGAATTCCTCGACGGTGCAGGAATCGAAGATCGGTCGGTGATAATTGTTGACGATGGCTCTAGCGACGACACACCGTCGGCGCTGGAATCGATCCGGTCCAGATGGCCGGTCACCGTCGTCACGCACCCCGTCAACTTCGGCTACGGCCGGGCGTTGCGCTCGGGATTCGAGGCCGCCCTGGCCACCGGCCACGAATGGATTGCCTTCTGCGACTCGGACGGACAGTTCGATCCAGCAGATCTTGCGATGCTGATGGTCGCTGCCCGATCCCACCGCGTCGACGTGGTTCTCGGATTCCGCGCGAACCGGGCCGACAACTTCGCCCGGCGGGTGGCCGGCCGGATGTGGCATGGGGTGAGTCGGATCATATTGAGGTACGACGCCGAGGACGTCGATTGCGGGTTCAAGCTGCTCCGCCGGTCAGCAATCGCCTCAGTTGTCAACGACCTCCAGAGTGACTATGCCGCGATCTCCCCAGAGTTACTAGCCCGTCTGGGCCGTGCCGGACACCGGTTCATCGAGGTGCCCGTGCCACATTACCCGCGCTCGAGTGGCAAACAGTCGGGGTTGGATCCGAAAGTCGTCCTGCGCTCGTTTCTCGACTTGTACGCCGTTCGGCGCGAGTTGTCTGCGTCGCCGGAGGGGTCGCGTCGGGGTCGCCCGTTTCGGTCCAATGCAGGCCTCGGGCAGAGAAGCACAACGGTCTGA
- a CDS encoding glycosyltransferase has product MTVTQLAPTYRYSPPRRLNSLSIVIVGRDRAETIEATVDKAIEVAAAVADRYEVLVVDDGSTDATASIVQKIKDRRGGCIRLLRNSRTIGYGPSIRRGWSAAGMEWLLSVGSDGQFDRDAVMEFVPLTDRADIITGWRKSGVDASIRGCRSRTFNLACRVVFRTGVHDANCALKLMRTAAVRRLELSSATLSNVELFYQAREHGLAVAEVPIQDRRNPTETRSDAYRKDSRKPAREFIAMRLRFNRPEPKRIRLHTRLVGLLALVSGLAATVWAYSTQTILAYGDAEAHLNISKRVVSGLTAGMAQLGSVWLPLPHILMLPFVVNDDLWRTGLAGAAVGVPCLVLAAVMSYRTSYLLTGSIPASWLAPVVIVANPNTLYLSATPMTELLLLAMVATSLYFLCKWVLHDGVNSLVLAAVFASLATLARYDGWIFVLIEAVVVLVTAAVRYRTRAGVEGVCVLFGVLAFTGILGWLLWNQLIFSDPLYFAQSVYGSAEQQQFFLRQGLLPTYHDAGKSVLYWLEDVRIIAGLALMLLAALGLAFLIAGAIRDRRIGPPLIAAAALSCFVFYIVSLYLGQASLILPRFVPPDSIYRMSNLRYGLQALLPIGVFIAYLAARRPRVLVPILTVIVAAQGVYFVGTRQAMAYQDGTVGLSSQHVSKGPDSPPVEGWLRQNYDGGLVLMDDYRRPVGPVESGIPMGSFIGVGNKPFWQESLRNPAQHAEWIILQQANTDAVWSGLAPVSRNILADHFVAVFRSGQIIVYKRRPELEDVIEKRGQHLYLDGKRWNSVGVNSYDLLEQPMSVIDQRLSNLAGSGFNTVRTWCFDVDGGLSGETLEKLANALSSARERGMRVVCTIGNALPDFGGQHYFTPFGEDFFSSPTARSRYRQQIHRLLEYRDAEGVRMADQQAMLAWDLLNEPRPNPNTPRGAVADWTEEMASYVASLDQLHLVTIGAEGFGPGYPYDRRLTGLPGADFETLCRIPSITLCSSHLYPKYLSDPASSEVLGDTIQIWREAAEELGKPLFLEEVGYSYRDAGSFDVRQAFYDNVARAINNSDVDGGLLWNVGEVVDDTFTLQYGDPDSDRTLSAWGSMIHKTR; this is encoded by the coding sequence ATGACGGTCACTCAACTGGCGCCCACATACCGGTATTCCCCACCGCGGCGACTAAATTCGCTGTCGATCGTGATCGTGGGTCGCGATCGAGCGGAGACCATCGAAGCCACGGTCGACAAGGCCATCGAAGTTGCGGCGGCGGTGGCGGATCGCTACGAGGTGTTGGTCGTCGATGATGGCAGTACGGACGCGACGGCCTCGATCGTGCAGAAGATCAAGGACCGCCGAGGCGGTTGTATTCGTTTGCTTCGAAACAGCCGGACAATCGGTTACGGGCCTTCGATTCGACGTGGATGGTCGGCTGCCGGAATGGAATGGTTGTTATCTGTAGGCAGCGACGGCCAGTTCGACCGCGACGCCGTGATGGAGTTCGTTCCACTAACCGATCGCGCCGACATCATCACGGGTTGGCGAAAGAGCGGAGTAGACGCCTCAATTCGCGGGTGCCGGTCGCGCACGTTCAACCTCGCTTGCCGCGTCGTGTTCCGCACTGGAGTGCACGACGCGAATTGCGCATTGAAGCTCATGCGCACTGCTGCGGTACGCCGGCTCGAACTCAGCTCCGCGACGCTGTCGAATGTAGAGCTTTTCTATCAGGCCCGTGAACACGGCCTCGCTGTCGCAGAAGTACCGATCCAAGACCGGCGGAATCCCACCGAGACACGCAGCGATGCGTATCGGAAGGACAGCCGGAAGCCAGCGCGCGAATTCATCGCGATGCGGTTGCGGTTCAATCGACCGGAACCGAAACGGATCCGTCTCCATACTCGGTTGGTTGGCCTGTTGGCACTGGTTTCCGGGCTCGCTGCGACCGTATGGGCTTATTCCACCCAGACGATTTTGGCGTATGGCGACGCCGAGGCGCACCTGAACATTTCCAAGCGCGTTGTCAGCGGACTGACCGCCGGAATGGCGCAATTAGGCAGCGTTTGGCTGCCACTGCCGCACATTCTCATGTTGCCCTTCGTCGTCAACGACGATCTCTGGCGCACGGGACTGGCCGGCGCAGCTGTCGGCGTACCCTGCCTGGTGCTGGCGGCGGTGATGTCCTACCGCACTTCGTATTTGCTCACCGGCAGCATCCCGGCAAGCTGGCTCGCACCCGTGGTCATCGTCGCCAACCCGAACACTCTCTACCTCTCGGCCACACCGATGACCGAGCTGCTTTTGCTGGCGATGGTAGCCACGTCGCTCTACTTTCTGTGTAAGTGGGTACTGCACGACGGAGTAAACAGCTTGGTACTCGCGGCCGTTTTCGCGAGCCTCGCGACGCTAGCCCGCTACGACGGTTGGATTTTCGTCCTCATCGAGGCCGTGGTCGTGCTCGTCACTGCAGCGGTCCGCTACCGTACACGCGCCGGAGTAGAGGGTGTCTGTGTGCTGTTCGGTGTGCTCGCCTTCACAGGCATCTTGGGATGGCTTCTGTGGAATCAACTGATCTTCTCGGATCCTCTCTACTTCGCTCAGAGCGTTTACGGGTCTGCCGAGCAGCAGCAGTTTTTCCTGAGGCAGGGATTACTTCCGACCTACCACGACGCAGGAAAATCGGTGCTGTACTGGTTGGAAGACGTCCGAATCATCGCCGGGTTGGCTCTGATGCTCCTGGCAGCGCTTGGACTGGCTTTCTTGATCGCCGGAGCGATTCGCGACCGCCGGATCGGCCCACCCCTGATCGCGGCTGCGGCGTTGAGTTGTTTCGTGTTCTACATCGTGTCGCTCTACCTCGGGCAGGCCTCATTGATTCTTCCTCGATTCGTGCCGCCAGACTCGATCTACCGAATGTCCAACTTGCGCTACGGATTACAGGCGCTACTTCCGATTGGTGTCTTCATCGCCTATCTGGCCGCCCGTAGGCCGCGGGTCCTCGTGCCCATACTTACGGTGATCGTCGCAGCACAGGGGGTCTATTTCGTCGGAACGAGGCAAGCCATGGCGTATCAAGATGGCACGGTCGGGCTTTCGTCGCAACACGTCTCCAAGGGGCCTGATAGTCCGCCGGTCGAAGGTTGGTTGCGACAGAACTACGACGGCGGCCTTGTCCTGATGGATGACTATCGTCGGCCGGTTGGTCCAGTTGAGAGTGGTATCCCGATGGGTTCGTTCATCGGAGTAGGTAACAAACCGTTCTGGCAGGAGAGCCTCAGAAACCCTGCGCAGCACGCTGAATGGATCATCCTGCAGCAGGCGAACACCGACGCGGTGTGGTCCGGTCTCGCCCCTGTGAGTCGTAACATTCTCGCCGACCACTTCGTCGCAGTCTTTCGCAGCGGCCAAATCATCGTCTATAAACGGCGACCAGAACTCGAGGATGTCATCGAGAAGCGGGGCCAGCACCTCTATCTGGATGGAAAACGTTGGAACAGCGTGGGTGTCAACAGCTACGACCTTCTCGAACAACCGATGTCGGTCATCGACCAACGACTCTCCAATCTCGCCGGAAGCGGGTTCAACACGGTTCGTACGTGGTGTTTTGATGTTGACGGCGGGCTGAGTGGCGAGACTTTGGAGAAGCTTGCCAATGCACTCTCCAGCGCTCGTGAGCGAGGCATGCGGGTCGTGTGCACCATCGGCAACGCGTTGCCCGATTTTGGCGGCCAGCACTACTTCACGCCCTTTGGTGAGGACTTCTTCTCCTCACCCACGGCCCGAAGCAGATATCGGCAACAGATCCATCGACTACTCGAGTACCGAGATGCGGAGGGCGTGCGGATGGCGGATCAGCAAGCCATGTTGGCCTGGGATCTACTCAACGAGCCCCGTCCTAATCCGAACACTCCACGGGGGGCGGTCGCCGACTGGACTGAGGAGATGGCCTCCTACGTTGCGAGTTTGGACCAACTTCACCTCGTCACCATCGGAGCCGAAGGATTCGGCCCGGGCTACCCTTACGATCGACGACTCACTGGCCTTCCCGGTGCTGATTTCGAAACACTCTGTCGCATCCCATCGATCACCCTTTGCTCAAGCCACTTGTATCCGAAGTACCTCAGCGACCCCGCGAGCAGCGAGGTGCTTGGCGACACCATCCAGATTTGGCGGGAGGCTGCGGAGGAACTGGGCAAGCCGCTGTTTCTGGAAGAGGTCGGATACTCATACCGAGATGCCGGATCGTTCGATGTACGCCAGGCCTTCTACGACAACGTCGCTCGAGCGATAAACAACAGCGACGTCGATGGTGGTCTGTTGTGGAATGTCGGCGAGGTCGTCGACGACACCTTTACCTTGCAGTACGGCGATCCCGACTCCGATCGGACCCTCAGTGCTTGGGGATCGATGATCCACAAAACGAGATGA
- a CDS encoding DUF5718 family protein, translated as MIDLALDELRSWFGFGVAGNFAGHLEQAGEAADFVNVTSEGAAPKGIFPWYVPGHDSFLGEFPLSNDAIVLPESDAPLNLQIEPEVGLACRVVWEGDRVVSLTSFALGAFNDCSIRRPGAPKISHKKNWGPASKGVAARFFEADDLTPDGPTATLRLVCNLRDGNGEEHAYGVDSPLLGYSYYGEVLLDWVVERLANQKGSPETPLEDVGALMVAAGHPENVLIGIGATRYTPLGESTYLQAGDQAIVRVYDTESDSTSELRQTVSSR; from the coding sequence ATGATCGACCTCGCCCTCGATGAGCTGCGCTCGTGGTTCGGCTTCGGGGTGGCCGGGAACTTCGCCGGCCATCTCGAACAAGCCGGCGAAGCCGCCGATTTCGTGAACGTCACCTCCGAAGGTGCGGCACCCAAGGGGATTTTCCCGTGGTACGTGCCCGGTCATGACAGCTTCCTCGGCGAGTTCCCCTTGTCGAACGACGCCATCGTGCTGCCCGAAAGCGATGCCCCGTTGAACCTGCAGATCGAGCCGGAGGTCGGGCTGGCCTGCCGGGTGGTCTGGGAAGGGGACCGGGTGGTGTCGTTGACGTCGTTCGCGTTGGGGGCCTTCAACGACTGCTCGATCCGACGACCCGGTGCACCGAAGATCAGTCACAAGAAGAACTGGGGTCCGGCATCGAAAGGCGTTGCCGCGCGGTTCTTCGAGGCCGACGACCTCACTCCGGACGGTCCTACGGCGACGCTGCGCCTGGTCTGCAACCTGCGCGACGGCAATGGCGAGGAACATGCCTACGGCGTCGACAGCCCCCTGCTCGGCTACTCCTACTACGGCGAAGTGCTCTTGGACTGGGTTGTCGAGCGGTTGGCCAACCAGAAGGGTTCACCGGAGACTCCGTTGGAGGACGTCGGCGCCCTGATGGTCGCCGCAGGGCATCCGGAGAATGTGTTGATCGGTATCGGGGCCACCCGCTACACCCCGCTCGGTGAATCGACATACCTGCAGGCCGGCGATCAGGCGATCGTACGGGTGTACGACACCGAGTCCGATTCCACTTCCGAACTGCGGCAGACGGTTTCGTCGCGCTAG
- a CDS encoding GtrA family protein produces the protein MIDPVMPAQPVFSGVGVETRASNIELGSSAPKLVHRIARFGFVGVTCFFVQLGLLNVLQSVWHIYVADVIAFLISAQVNFALSRWLTWGDRRHAQRLGWQWIKFNASAFVSATLFNAGVLWALVHLGLRIWLAMLLANLVTACCTFTLNHFVVFRTRARTSIYTHGEVMR, from the coding sequence ATGATTGATCCAGTCATGCCGGCGCAGCCCGTGTTCTCTGGGGTCGGGGTGGAAACGCGTGCGTCGAATATCGAATTGGGAAGCTCTGCGCCCAAGTTGGTACATCGGATCGCCCGTTTCGGCTTTGTTGGAGTGACCTGCTTTTTCGTTCAGCTTGGACTACTGAACGTCCTACAGTCGGTTTGGCACATCTACGTGGCCGATGTAATAGCGTTCTTGATTTCCGCGCAGGTCAACTTCGCGCTCAGTCGCTGGCTGACCTGGGGTGACAGACGTCATGCGCAACGGCTCGGATGGCAATGGATCAAATTCAATGCCAGTGCATTCGTATCTGCGACTTTGTTCAATGCGGGAGTGCTCTGGGCGTTGGTGCACCTTGGGCTGCGCATTTGGCTGGCCATGTTGCTTGCCAATCTTGTCACCGCCTGCTGCACCTTTACGTTGAATCATTTCGTCGTATTCAGGACAAGAGCCAGGACCTCGATATATACCCACGGAGAAGTGATGAGATGA
- a CDS encoding Rieske 2Fe-2S domain-containing protein, translating into MQVTSVGHAGFLIETDAGSILCDPWVNPAYFGSWFPFPDNSQLDWDRLGDCDYLYVSHMHKDHFDPENLRRHVRKDATVLLPDYPVPDLRRELEKLGFHTFVETTNSVKHRVSGPKGDLDVMIIALRSPADGPIGDSGLVVSDGETVAFNMNDARPVDLDALETEFGRVDVHMLQFSGAIWYPMVYDMPERAKATFGTQKRQRQMDRCRQYIAQVGATWVVPSAGPPCFLDDALRDLNDDHGDPANIFPDQMVFLEQMRNNGHDRGLLMMPGTVADFTGSELNSLQHPLPVEQVEAIFTTGKAAYIEDYAQRMAPVLAAEKARWAPAAGDSLLEPLREVFEPIMTQTDQICDGIGYPVELRLGPETVVLDFPKRAVREPISDEKFRYGFEIAPELVRTVLRDGEPDWVNTIFLSTRFRAWRVGGYNEYLYTFFKCLTDERIAYADGWFAEAHDDSASITLDGWEIQRRCPHLKADLSKFGVIEGNTLTCNLHGWQWNLNNGRCQTTKGHELRSRRL; encoded by the coding sequence GTGCAGGTCACGAGCGTCGGGCACGCCGGCTTCCTGATTGAGACGGACGCGGGCAGCATCCTGTGTGATCCGTGGGTCAACCCCGCGTACTTCGGGTCGTGGTTCCCGTTCCCGGACAACAGCCAGTTGGACTGGGACCGCCTCGGCGACTGCGACTACCTCTACGTCTCCCACATGCACAAGGACCACTTCGACCCGGAGAACCTGCGCCGACACGTACGCAAGGACGCCACGGTGCTGCTGCCGGACTATCCCGTGCCGGACCTGCGCCGCGAACTCGAGAAGCTGGGCTTCCACACGTTCGTCGAGACCACCAACTCGGTGAAGCACCGCGTCAGTGGGCCCAAGGGCGACCTCGACGTGATGATCATCGCGCTGCGCTCCCCGGCCGACGGCCCGATCGGCGACTCAGGCTTGGTGGTGTCGGACGGCGAGACCGTCGCGTTCAACATGAATGACGCCCGCCCGGTGGACCTCGACGCGCTCGAGACGGAGTTCGGCCGGGTGGACGTGCACATGCTGCAGTTCTCCGGTGCCATCTGGTATCCGATGGTCTACGACATGCCCGAACGGGCCAAGGCCACGTTCGGCACCCAGAAGCGTCAGCGCCAGATGGACCGTTGCCGCCAGTACATCGCCCAAGTCGGGGCCACCTGGGTCGTTCCTTCCGCGGGCCCCCCCTGCTTCCTCGACGACGCGCTACGCGACCTCAACGACGACCACGGTGACCCGGCGAACATCTTCCCCGACCAGATGGTCTTCCTGGAGCAGATGCGCAACAACGGGCACGACCGCGGCCTGCTGATGATGCCCGGCACTGTCGCCGATTTCACCGGCTCAGAACTGAACTCACTGCAGCACCCGCTGCCCGTGGAGCAGGTCGAAGCCATCTTCACCACCGGCAAGGCCGCCTATATCGAGGACTACGCGCAGCGGATGGCTCCGGTGCTGGCCGCCGAGAAGGCGCGCTGGGCACCGGCGGCGGGCGACTCACTGCTCGAGCCGCTGCGGGAGGTGTTCGAGCCGATCATGACCCAGACCGACCAGATCTGCGACGGCATCGGCTACCCGGTGGAGCTGCGGTTGGGCCCGGAAACCGTGGTCCTGGACTTTCCGAAACGAGCTGTGCGCGAACCCATCTCGGATGAGAAGTTCCGGTACGGCTTCGAAATCGCACCCGAGTTGGTGCGCACGGTGCTGCGCGACGGCGAGCCGGACTGGGTGAACACGATCTTCTTGTCCACCCGATTCCGCGCGTGGCGGGTCGGCGGGTACAACGAGTACCTGTACACGTTCTTCAAGTGCCTCACCGATGAGCGGATCGCCTACGCCGACGGTTGGTTCGCCGAAGCCCACGATGATTCGGCGTCGATCACCCTCGACGGCTGGGAGATCCAGCGACGCTGCCCGCACTTGAAGGCCGATTTGTCGAAATTCGGTGTGATCGAAGGAAATACACTGACCTGCAACCTGCACGGCTGGCAGTGGAACCTGAACAACGGGCGCTGCCAGACCACCAAGGGCCACGAGCTGCGGAGCAGGCGGCTATGA
- a CDS encoding MOSC domain-containing protein, with amino-acid sequence MTGFAGVTTVAELWRFPVKSMGGNRVDQMRVDQRGAHADRLWAVRDLENDVTASARRIPALLGCAARYAAEPGPEAGPGHVPEVIITFPGGEEISSADPQIHQRLSELVGRAVRLTPLPPREDTSAHRLSLRQSKANYAAAEVRRDFGLDPAEPLPDTSVFTTKQVMTLARFSTPPGAFVDLAPLHLISTTSLMSLSPDGAGYDVRRFRPNILVAMSDPKTEFPESDWAGGTVEVGTATLRVSVPTIRCVVPTRPQPGLELDRALTRRLAQRTDRFLGVYADVSRAGLLTVGDEVRVRILEEPAAIRRAMAAAQKSAMRQVQRVLEKTVLRDRT; translated from the coding sequence ATGACGGGGTTCGCAGGGGTGACGACCGTGGCTGAGTTGTGGCGGTTCCCGGTGAAATCGATGGGGGGAAACCGGGTCGACCAGATGCGGGTGGACCAGCGCGGCGCGCACGCCGACCGGCTGTGGGCGGTCCGTGACCTGGAGAACGACGTCACCGCCTCGGCGCGGCGAATTCCAGCGTTGCTCGGCTGCGCGGCGCGCTACGCCGCCGAGCCCGGGCCAGAAGCCGGCCCGGGACACGTCCCGGAGGTAATCATCACCTTCCCGGGTGGCGAGGAGATCTCCAGTGCGGATCCGCAGATCCACCAGCGATTGTCGGAGTTGGTGGGCCGTGCGGTGCGACTGACGCCCCTGCCGCCGCGCGAGGACACCAGCGCGCACCGGCTCTCCCTGCGGCAGAGCAAAGCCAATTACGCCGCGGCCGAGGTGCGCCGTGATTTCGGACTCGACCCCGCCGAACCGCTGCCCGATACCTCGGTGTTCACCACAAAGCAGGTCATGACGCTGGCCCGATTCTCCACGCCGCCAGGGGCATTCGTCGACCTGGCCCCCCTCCATCTGATCAGTACCACCAGCCTGATGTCCTTGTCTCCGGACGGCGCGGGCTACGACGTGCGCCGCTTCCGGCCGAACATTCTGGTTGCGATGAGCGATCCGAAAACCGAATTTCCCGAGTCGGATTGGGCCGGCGGAACCGTGGAGGTCGGTACGGCGACCCTGCGCGTGAGCGTGCCGACGATCCGTTGTGTGGTGCCGACCCGCCCGCAACCGGGCCTCGAACTGGACCGCGCGTTGACACGGCGATTGGCGCAGCGCACCGACCGCTTCCTGGGGGTGTACGCCGATGTGTCCCGCGCTGGTCTGTTGACGGTGGGAGACGAGGTGCGGGTGCGCATCCTCGAGGAGCCGGCGGCGATACGACGCGCGATGGCGGCGGCGCAGAAGTCGGCGATGCGTCAGGTTCAGCGTGTCCTGGAGAAAACCGTCCTGCGCGACCGGACCTGA